In Zingiber officinale cultivar Zhangliang chromosome 11B, Zo_v1.1, whole genome shotgun sequence, a single window of DNA contains:
- the LOC122034866 gene encoding sphinganine C4-monooxygenase 1-like, whose product MAFAVSDELLGTFVPIAVYWLYSGMYVLFDGYDEYRLHSKSEEKSKNGVSKGAVVRGVLLQQAVQCVVCILLFAFVGGDDVSGAKPQQPGPLVVLAQFAGAMLVMDTWQYFMHRYMHTNKFLYKHLHSKHHSLVVPYAYGALYNHPLEGLIMDTVGGAVSFLVTGMTPRTSIYFFSFATVKTVDDHCGLCIPGNLFHAFFSNNSAYHDIHHQLYGSKYNFSQPFFVMWDKIMGTYMPYSLETRKEGGLEARPTGVKKD is encoded by the exons ATGGCGTTTGCTGTTTCAGACGAGCTTCTGGGCACCTTCGTGCCCATCGCCGTCTACTGGCTCTACTCAGGCATGTACGTGCTGTTCGATGGGTACGATGAGTACCGGCTGCACTCGAAGAGCGAAGAAAAATCGAAGAACGGCGTCTCCAAAGGCGCTGTGGTCAGAGGCGTTCTTCTTCAGCAGGCCGTTCAATGCGTCGTCTGCATTCTCCTCTTCGCC TTCGTCGGCGGGGACGACGTCAGCGGCGCGAAACCTCAGCAGCCCGGTCCTCTGGTAGTCCTCGCGCAGTTCGCCGGCGCAATGCTGGTGATGGACACCTGGCAGTATTTCATGCACCGGTACATGCACACCAACAAGTTCCTGTACAAGCACCTCCACTCGAAGCACCACTCGCTGGTCGTCCCTTACGCCTACGGCGCGCTGTACAACCACCCACTGGAGGGCCTGATCATGGACACCGTCGGCGGCGCCGTGTCGTTTCTGGTCACCGGAATGACCCCGCGAACCAGCATCTACTTCTTCTCCTTCGCCACCGTGAAGACGGTGGACGACCACTGCGGCCTCTGTATCCCGGGGAACCTGTTCCACGCCTTCTTCAGCAACAACAGCGCGTACCATGACATCCACCACCAGCTGTACGGCAGCAAGTACAACTTCTCGCAGCCTTTCTTTGTGATGTGGGATAAGATCATGGGGACTTACATGCCCTACTCGCTCGAGACGAGGAAGGAAGGAGGACTGGAAGCGCGACCCACCGGCGTCAAGAAGGATTGA